In Novosphingobium resinovorum, the following are encoded in one genomic region:
- a CDS encoding IS5 family transposase — MRGGDYRSEGLFSYVSCEARVPANHPLRAIRAIVDEALEVMSADFDAMYSRIGRPSIPPEKLLRALLLQAFYTIRSERQLMEQMDYNLLFRWFVGLAMDAPIWDVTVFTKNRERLLSRDVAARFLSAIINQARVQALLSDDHFSVDGTLVEAWASVKSFRPKDEGGPGDDDGGGSVSGHGEQKTAPSNAGRDFRGEKRSNATHASTTDPDARLFKKARGQAAKLCHMAHVLMENRNGLVVDAILTHATGTAEREAALTMLGRMEGRHRITLGADKNYDTAAFVEALREMDVTPHVAQNNTNRRSAIDGRTTRHPGYGLSQKIRKRIEEVFGWAKTCGTMRKTRHRGQDRVGWSFTLTAAAYNLVRLPKLLGAT; from the coding sequence ATGCGGGGCGGCGATTACCGGAGCGAAGGGTTGTTTTCCTACGTGAGCTGCGAAGCTCGGGTTCCGGCTAACCATCCACTTCGGGCGATCCGCGCGATCGTCGACGAAGCTCTCGAGGTGATGTCGGCTGATTTCGATGCGATGTATTCGCGCATTGGCCGGCCATCGATCCCGCCCGAGAAGCTGCTGCGCGCATTGCTCCTGCAGGCTTTCTATACGATCCGCTCGGAGCGCCAGCTCATGGAGCAGATGGATTACAACCTGCTCTTCCGCTGGTTTGTCGGCCTGGCGATGGATGCGCCGATCTGGGATGTCACGGTCTTCACCAAGAACCGCGAGAGGCTACTATCCAGGGACGTTGCCGCCAGGTTCCTGTCCGCCATCATCAACCAGGCCCGCGTGCAGGCTCTTCTGTCCGACGATCATTTCTCGGTGGACGGCACGTTGGTCGAAGCGTGGGCCAGCGTGAAGAGCTTCAGGCCCAAGGATGAAGGCGGCCCCGGGGATGACGATGGCGGTGGTTCAGTCTCCGGCCATGGCGAGCAGAAAACAGCGCCGAGCAATGCCGGACGCGATTTCCGGGGCGAGAAGCGCAGCAATGCGACCCATGCATCAACCACTGATCCCGATGCCCGCTTATTCAAGAAAGCGCGGGGCCAGGCAGCCAAGCTGTGCCATATGGCCCATGTCCTCATGGAGAACCGCAATGGCCTCGTAGTCGATGCGATCCTCACCCACGCGACCGGCACCGCCGAACGCGAGGCCGCACTGACCATGCTGGGCCGGATGGAAGGGCGCCATCGGATCACGCTGGGCGCGGACAAGAACTACGACACCGCCGCCTTCGTCGAGGCATTGCGCGAGATGGACGTCACCCCGCACGTGGCCCAGAATAACACCAATCGCCGTTCTGCCATTGACGGGCGTACGACACGCCATCCCGGCTACGGCCTCTCCCAGAAAATCCGCAAGCGGATCGAGGAAGTGTTCGGATGGGCAAAAACCTGCGGCACCATGCGAAAAACCCGACACCGTGGGCAAGATCGCGTCGGATGGTCCTTCACGCTCACCGCTGCCGCCTACAACCTCGTCAGGCTGCCGAAACTGCTGGGCGCAACCTAG
- a CDS encoding TonB-dependent receptor, whose translation MRRVSVKLALFATTTLAGAVPAMAQDAGGDIVVTARRTEERLQDVPISMAVFSQQQLTNKNIVSGADLATYTPSLSANSRYGSETATFAIRGFTQESFTSPSVAIYFADVVGPRAQGGTPGGNGAGVGQYFDLQNVQVLKGPQGTLFGRNTTGGAVLLVPERPTDVLEGYLEGSYGNYDMYRMQGVVNVPLSDTFKVRLGFDRQKRDGYLKNQSTRGPDAFGDVNYWAARLGILAELTPDLESYTLARFSHSDTNGVAGKMVTAAGCLGNMTTPTPGSTAQFLAPLGCKMITDAAARGDGYWDVAMSAANPFLKIDQWAVSNTTTWVVNDTLTVKNIASYQEFRQKQSFNIGSDDYAFPATTQFGAPSPYAGLPFTWVGLNPDSNFPNVSQWTATEELQIQGRTSDGKLNYVLGGYYEKSGPLNPFQGSLSPISYTTQIPIAPGISVPVLSSLSCTDIAAYQCTPINSLGVAGIPGLIQNSLTRYRYRNAGFFGQGTYKITDQFSVTAGLRYTMDKVAGQGGTRQAFFFAPNTPTFVCAAYPGRPAPSGENCLTNIAQKSNKPTWLIDLDYKPTPDMLVYAKYARGYRQGNVNASNTIPISWGPEKVEAYEIGVKTSFRGAVSGYLNLAAFYNDFSNQQLTANLIPDASIPNNTSSPAQAIVNAGKSRIQGIEVDGSINFSGLSIALGYAYLDTKLKSYSPPNFPGYLPPSTGANVGGPLPQSPKHKLTVTPTYTLPLDDSLGRISISGTYIYTAKQIALADSPVGVLPSSQLVNFNLNWNDVLGGPIDASAFVTNAFNEKYPVFVSGSFASIGSESIILGMPRMYGIRLRYRFGD comes from the coding sequence ATGAGGCGCGTATCAGTCAAGTTGGCTCTGTTTGCGACCACCACGCTCGCCGGAGCAGTACCGGCGATGGCACAGGATGCGGGGGGCGACATCGTCGTCACCGCTCGCCGTACCGAGGAACGCCTGCAGGACGTTCCCATCTCCATGGCCGTCTTCAGCCAGCAACAGCTGACCAACAAGAACATCGTGTCGGGTGCCGATCTGGCCACCTATACTCCGTCACTCTCGGCTAATTCGCGTTACGGTAGCGAAACGGCGACTTTCGCCATCCGTGGATTTACCCAGGAATCCTTTACGTCACCGTCCGTCGCGATCTACTTCGCGGACGTGGTGGGGCCGCGTGCGCAAGGCGGAACGCCGGGCGGCAACGGCGCTGGCGTCGGTCAGTATTTCGATCTCCAGAACGTCCAGGTTCTGAAGGGGCCGCAGGGAACGCTGTTCGGACGCAATACCACGGGCGGCGCGGTACTGCTGGTGCCGGAGCGTCCCACAGATGTACTGGAAGGCTATCTCGAGGGGTCCTACGGCAACTACGACATGTATCGTATGCAAGGCGTTGTCAACGTACCGCTGAGTGACACTTTCAAGGTTCGTTTGGGTTTCGATCGCCAGAAGCGGGACGGGTACCTCAAAAACCAGAGCACCCGGGGACCGGATGCTTTCGGCGACGTCAATTACTGGGCAGCGCGTCTGGGCATCCTGGCCGAGCTTACGCCGGACCTGGAAAGCTACACGCTCGCCCGCTTCAGCCATTCCGATACCAACGGAGTTGCCGGCAAGATGGTGACGGCGGCAGGTTGCCTGGGCAACATGACCACGCCCACGCCCGGGTCGACAGCTCAGTTCCTGGCGCCGCTCGGCTGCAAGATGATCACCGACGCCGCGGCCCGCGGCGATGGGTACTGGGATGTGGCGATGAGCGCGGCAAACCCGTTCCTGAAGATCGATCAGTGGGCCGTATCCAACACAACGACCTGGGTGGTAAACGATACACTCACCGTCAAGAACATAGCCAGCTATCAGGAATTTCGCCAAAAGCAGTCGTTCAACATCGGCTCTGACGACTATGCATTCCCGGCGACGACGCAATTTGGCGCCCCCAGCCCTTATGCCGGCCTGCCGTTCACATGGGTCGGGCTCAACCCCGATTCCAACTTCCCCAACGTCTCGCAATGGACCGCGACTGAAGAGTTGCAGATCCAAGGCCGCACAAGTGATGGCAAGCTGAACTACGTCCTTGGCGGCTATTACGAGAAAAGCGGACCGCTCAACCCGTTCCAGGGTTCGCTTTCGCCGATCTCGTATACCACCCAGATCCCGATCGCGCCCGGCATCTCGGTCCCGGTGCTGTCGAGCCTGTCGTGCACCGATATCGCGGCCTACCAATGTACGCCGATCAATTCGCTCGGCGTGGCGGGCATTCCCGGCCTGATTCAGAACTCCCTGACGCGTTACCGGTATCGCAACGCGGGCTTCTTCGGCCAGGGCACTTACAAGATCACCGACCAGTTCTCGGTAACGGCGGGACTGCGCTACACGATGGACAAGGTTGCGGGCCAGGGCGGCACGCGCCAGGCGTTCTTCTTCGCACCCAACACGCCGACCTTCGTATGCGCGGCTTACCCCGGTCGTCCTGCACCCAGCGGCGAGAATTGCCTCACCAACATCGCGCAAAAATCCAACAAGCCGACTTGGCTGATCGACCTGGATTACAAGCCGACGCCCGATATGCTCGTCTATGCCAAATACGCGCGCGGCTATCGCCAGGGTAATGTGAACGCATCGAATACGATCCCCATTTCGTGGGGTCCCGAAAAGGTAGAGGCCTACGAAATCGGCGTGAAGACCTCCTTCCGCGGAGCGGTCAGCGGATATTTGAACCTCGCGGCCTTTTACAACGATTTTTCCAACCAGCAGTTGACCGCGAACCTCATTCCCGACGCAAGCATCCCCAACAACACGAGCTCTCCGGCTCAAGCCATCGTCAATGCAGGCAAGTCGCGCATCCAGGGCATTGAGGTCGATGGCTCCATCAACTTCAGCGGTCTCTCGATCGCTCTGGGCTATGCCTATCTCGACACGAAGCTGAAGTCCTACAGCCCGCCGAATTTCCCGGGTTATCTCCCGCCCTCGACCGGCGCCAACGTCGGCGGGCCACTGCCGCAGTCGCCCAAGCACAAGCTGACGGTCACGCCGACCTACACCCTGCCGCTGGATGACAGTCTGGGCCGGATATCGATCAGCGGCACCTATATCTACACCGCCAAGCAGATTGCCCTGGCGGACTCTCCGGTGGGCGTGTTGCCGTCGAGCCAATTGGTCAACTTCAACCTGAACTGGAACGACGTGCTGGGAGGCCCGATCGATGCGTCGGCGTTCGTCACCAACGCGTTCAATGAAAAGTATCCGGTGTTCGTCAGCGGGTCTTTCGCATCGATCGGCTCGGAGAGTATCATTCTGGGAATGCCCCGGATGTACGGCATCCGGCTGCGCTATCGTTTTGGAGATTGA
- a CDS encoding TonB-dependent receptor plug domain-containing protein: MRQLRNIAMASTGLAVLSCILPATAAFAQEAGADGGSDIVVTGSRFGSRSAAESVVPIDRISVDELARGGRTEVQDMLKTSVPSFSTPRPNASGAGEFLTPPTLRGLSTGQLLVLVNGKRRHSSGDLSTSNGIGRGDVAYDFNAIPSMALSGVEVLRDGASAQYGSDAIAGVINLTLDKSTGMKGKISTGITNRLRKKGWQSRPLASLSPFSSPRRQSFWEVTFQNPVVFDRPRAL; this comes from the coding sequence ATGAGGCAACTTCGCAACATCGCCATGGCGTCTACCGGACTGGCAGTGCTTTCCTGCATCCTGCCGGCCACCGCAGCGTTCGCGCAGGAAGCCGGTGCGGACGGAGGTAGCGACATCGTCGTCACCGGTTCGCGTTTCGGCAGCCGATCGGCAGCGGAATCGGTCGTTCCCATCGATCGCATCAGCGTGGATGAACTGGCCCGCGGAGGGCGGACGGAAGTTCAGGACATGCTGAAGACTTCCGTTCCCAGTTTCAGCACGCCGCGACCCAATGCATCCGGGGCGGGCGAATTCCTCACTCCGCCGACATTGCGCGGCCTCTCGACCGGACAGCTGCTTGTACTGGTGAACGGCAAGCGGCGTCACTCGTCAGGTGATCTCAGCACCAGCAACGGTATCGGTCGAGGCGACGTCGCCTACGACTTCAATGCTATCCCCAGCATGGCGCTTTCCGGTGTCGAAGTCCTTCGCGACGGCGCTTCGGCTCAGTACGGCTCGGACGCGATCGCGGGTGTCATCAATCTCACCCTCGATAAATCGACCGGCATGAAGGGCAAGATCTCGACGGGCATCACTAACAGGCTGCGGAAAAAGGGTTGGCAGAGCCGGCCATTGGCCTCGCTTTCGCCGTTTTCTAGCCCAAGGCGTCAGTCATTCTGGGAGGTAACCTTCCAGAATCCGGTCGTTTTTGACCGGCCTCGGGCGCTATGA